The proteins below come from a single Argentina anserina chromosome 1, drPotAnse1.1, whole genome shotgun sequence genomic window:
- the LOC126782153 gene encoding probable LRR receptor-like serine/threonine-protein kinase At4g37250: MASLLLQERALGYAYGFGYEPPLLSTITMMTSLNPILLLVLVFTLLPQCSLGLNTDGLLLLSFKLSILQDPQQVLQTWSPYDETPCSWRGVTCATILTPPENIFYPRVVSLNLPSSQLVGSIPSNLGMIEQLQSLNLSNNSLNGSLPLSLFNSTNLQALDLAFNRIAGVLPHTELPRSLSLLNLSDNALEGKIPTSLGSLTNLTVVYLKNNYFSGEIPAGFEAVEVLDLSSNLINGSLPSDFGGDRLRYFNVSHNGLSGEIPAKFAERIPINVTLDFSFNNLTGAIPKSQIFLNQETASFRGNPDLCGEETEHNPCPIPSSPASNSPNSPPAFAAIPRLNSTNPDSVSPGSANASSGKSQTGLKTATIVGIVAGDVAGIAVIAMVFLYVIRLRKKKKEKEKATSSDVNTLKNEPNNPVVTDWSSSSSESRGFTRWSCLRNKKGEAEEESSDSSSSDSEEAQMEQSGHKGSESKRQTEQEQSKGGTLVTLDGEKKLELETLLKASAYILGATGSSIMYKAVLEDGSSLAVRRIGEHGVDRFKDFENQIRLVAKLVHPNLVRIRGFFWGVDEKLIIYDFVPNGCLANARYRKVGSSPCHLPWEARLRIAKGVARGLGYLHEKKHVHGNLKPTNILLGVDMEPKIGDFGLEKLLSGDTSYKIGSSTRNFGSKRSTASRDSFQDFALGPSPGPSPSPSAMGTSPYHAPESLRSLKPHPKWDVYSFGVILLELITGKVVVVDELGQGLGLPVDDPNRALRMADMAIRGELEGKEEPLLALFKLGYSCASPVPPKRPAMKEALQVLEKFPCSPSSSYYYGHL, encoded by the exons ATggcctctcttcttcttcaagagAGAGCTTTGGGTTATGCTTATGGTTTTGGTTATGAACCACCACTACTCTCCACAATAACCATGATGACTTCCCTAAACcccattcttcttcttgttcttgttttcaCTCTTCTACCTCAATGCTCTCTTGGGCTCAACACAGAtggtcttcttctcctctcttTCAAACTCTCCATCCTCCAAGACCCTCAACAAGTCCTCCAAACATGGAGCCCCTACGACGAAACACCATGCTCATGGCGAGGTGTCACCTGCGCCACAATTCTCACTCCTCCTGAGAACATCTTCTACCCTAGAGTCGTTTCCCTAAACCTCCCAAGCTCCCAGCTCGTGGGTTCGATCCCTTCCAATCTTGGCATGATCGAACAGCTCCAAAGCCTCAATCTTTCCAACAATTCCCTTAATGGGTCTCTCCCACTGTCTCTGTTCAACTCAACAAACCTTCAAGCTTTGGACTTGGCATTCAATCGAATAGCTGGCGTGCTTCCCCATACAGAGCTACCCAGAAGTCTCAGTCTTCTTAACCTCTCTGACAATGCCTTGGAGGGTAAGATACCCACTAGTCTTGGTTCTCTGACCAACTTGACGGTCGTTTATTTAAAGAATAACTACTTCTCCGGTGAAATTCCGGCTGGTTTTGAAGCCGTGGAGGTTCTTGATCTGTCGTCCAATCTGATCAATGGATCTCTGCCCTCGGATTTCGGCGGGGACCGTCTCCGTTACTTTAACGTCTCCCACAACGGACTTTCCGGCGAAATCCCTGCGAAGTTTGCGGAGAGAATACCGATTAATGTGACCCTTGATTTCTCATTCAACAACCTCACCGGCGCAATCCCCAAGTCTCAGATTTTCTTGAACCAAGAAACGGCGTCGTTCCGGGGCAACCCCGATCTTTGCGGCGAGGAAACCGAGCACAACCCATGCCCTATTCCTTCTTCGCCGGCGTCCAACTCGCCGAATTCTCCTCCGGCTTTTGCCGCGATTCCGAGGTTGAACTCGACCAACCCAGATTCTGTTTCACCGGGATCGGCTAATGCGTCGTCGGGAAAATCCCAGACAGGGCTGAAAACCGCTACCATTGTCGGAATTGTCGCCGGCGACGTCGCTGGGATTGCCGTTATTGCGATGGTGTTCTTGTACGTAATCAggttgaggaagaagaagaaggagaaggagaaggcaACAAGCAGCGACGTCAATACGTTGAAGAACGAACCCAACAACCCAGTAGTGACGGAttggtcttcttcttcatcagaatCAAGAGGGTTTACACGGTGGtcttgtttgagaaataagaAGGGCGAAGCAGAGGAGGAGAGCTCCGATTCCAGCAGCTCTGATAGTGAAGAAGCTCAAATGGAGCAGAGTGGTCACAAGGGTAGTGAGAGTAAGCGGCAAACAGAGCAGGAACAGAGCAAAGGAGGCACATTGGTGACTCTCGACGGCGAAAAGAAGCTTGAGCTCGAGACTCTGCTGAAAGCTTCTGCCTACATTTTGGGTGCTACTGGTTCTAGTATAATGTACAAGGCGGTTCTTGAAGACGGGAGTAGTTTAGCTGTTCGGAGAATCGGAGAGCATGGTGTCGATAGGTTCAAGGATTTCGAGAATCAAATCCGACTCGTAGCGAAATTGGTGCACCCGAATTTGGTTCGAATTCGTGGATTTTTCTGGGGAGTTGATGAAAAGCTCATTATCTATGATTTCGTCCCAAATGGCTGCCTCGCCAATGCTCGTTACA GGAAGGTGGGCTCGTCGCCTTGTCATCTACCATGGGAAGCAAGGTTGAGGATAGCCAAGGGGGTGGCCCGTGGGCTCGGGTACCTCCACGAGAAGAAGCACGTCCATGGGAATCTCAAGCCCACCAATATTCTCCTCGGTGTTGATATGGAGCCAAAAATTGGCGATTTTGGACTTGAAAAGCTCTTATCCGGTGACACGAGTTACAAGATTGGGAGCTCAACGAGAAATTTCGGAAGCAAGAGATCAACGGCTTCGCGCGATAgctttcaagattttgcacTTGGGCCTAGCCCGGGGCCAAGTCCGAGCCCTAGTGCGATGGGGACTTCGCCCTATCATGCGCCCGAGTCGCTTCGGAGCCTAAAGCCCCACCCCAAGTGGGATGTGTACTCGTTTGGGGTCATATTGCTCGAGTTGATAACGGGGAAAGTTGTGGTTGTGGATGAGTTGGGCCAAGGTCTTGGGCTCCCAGTCGATGATCCGAACCGTGCTTTACGGATGGCGGATATGGCGATAAGAGGCGAGTTGGAGGGGAAAGAGGAACCCTTGTTGGCACTGTTCAAGTTAGGGTACAGTTGTGCATCACCAGTCCCACCAAAGAGACCAGCAATGAAAGAAGCTCTACAAGTTCTTGAGAAATTTCCATGTTCACCTTCATCATCGTATTATTATGGCCACTTATAA
- the LOC126790848 gene encoding putative oxidoreductase TDA3 — protein sequence MAPPLLTLTLSLPPFLRPTRTPNPIRIRSSSSAPPPMDSHSRPKRVVVCGGGVIGVCTAYFLAKNGAAVTLVEKSSVACAASGKSGGFLALDWCDGGPLESLARASFNLHRSLASELGGPESYGYRPLNTLSLTVTESQASEPHSGKSNLPAWVDGSARSPRTIGTTATTAQLHPQLFSRTLISKAVEDYGVEVVIGKVAEVRVVDERVDSVVLEGGRVINSDAVVLALGPWCGKFDMLSSLFRVYGLKAHSIVLRPKEPEAITPHALFLSYHPAQGGKPLDPEVYPRPTGEVYICGMSSTEEIPDNPEEITGEPESIEALKRVASSVSSHLREGEAEVKAEQACFLPCTDDGAPVIGELPGIKGCYVATGHNCWGILNGPATGVAMAELVLDGQASIVDLSRFSPARFVGLSNKGH from the exons ATGGCGCCACCGCTTTTAACCTTAACACTATCACTCCCTCCATTTCTCCGACCAACCCGAACCCCCAACCCGATTCGGATCCGATCATCCTCGTCAGCACCACCACCAATGGACTCTCACTCTCGCCCCAAGCGCGTGGTAGTCTGCGGCGGCGGCGTAATCGGCGTCTGCACCGCGTACTTCCTCGCCAAAAACGGCGCCGCCGTCACTCTCGTCGAGAAATCCTCCGTCGCATGCGCCGCCTCAGGAAAATCCGGCGGATTCCTCGCCCTCGACTGGTGCGACGGCGGGCCCCTCGAGTCCCTCGCACGCGCCAGCTTCAATCTCCACCGCTCCCTCGCCTCCGAGCTCGGCGGCCCCGAATCCTACGGCTATCGGCCGCTCAACACTCTCAGCCTCACCGTAACTGAATCCCAGGCCTCCGAACCGCACTCCGGCAAGTCCAATTTGCCAGCTTGGGTCGACGGGTCGGCTCGGAGCCCCAGAACGATCGGGACCACCGCGACCACGGCCCAGCTCCACCCGCAGCTCTTCTCCCGTACCCTAATTTCCAAAGCCGTTGAGGATTACGGCGTAGAAGTAGTGATCGGAAAAGTGGCGGAGGTCAGAGTCGTGGATGAGCGAGTTGACTCGGTCGTGTTGGAAGGAGGGCGAGTTATAAACTCAGACGCCGTCGTTTTGGCACTTGGGCCTTGGTGTGGGAAGTTTGACATGCTGTCGTCTTTGTTTAGAGTGTATGGTCTGAAAGCACATAGCATTGTGTTGAGGCCTAAAGAACCTGAGGCTATTACACCTCATGCTCTGTTCTTGAGTTATCACCCAGCTCAAGGAGGAAAGCCTTTGGACCCAGAAGTGTATCCACGCCCCACAG GAGAGGTATACATATGTGGGATGTCATCTACGGAAGAGATACCGGACAATCCAGAGGAAATAACGGGAGAACCAGAATCAATAGAAGCACTGAAGAGGGTGGCAAGCAGTGTCTCAAGCCATTTGAGGGAAGGAGAGGCAGAGGTCAAGGCAGAGCAGGCATGCTTCCTGCCTTGTACTGATGATGGTGCGCCTGTGATTGGGGAGCTTCCAGGGATCAAAGGGTGTTATGTGGCCACTGGGCACAATTGTTGGGGAATTCTCAATGGTCCTGCCACTGGTGTTGCAATGGCTGAGCTTGTACTTGATGGTCAAGCTAGCATTGTCGATCTCAGTAGGTTTAGTCCAGCTAGGTTTGTTGGCCTATCGAATAAGGGCCATTAG